The proteins below come from a single Bombyx mori chromosome 19, ASM3026992v2 genomic window:
- the LOC101745509 gene encoding mitochondrial potassium channel ATP-binding subunit encodes MWYMLQNHLFCLTRQRFLASKSNKYFTNIVKNKPSDALNRYISQLKTRGKSSKSGESLPCSPWKLCTGVSLAIGARYFLYRSPVFCKAVQTSRVIQRRPNFQEDTAKFDWEKLLNYLKPHKWLLIAAVGSALAVAFLNVYIPAMLGVIVNVLAGIRNNPAADFIDEIKMPAFKLISLYVGQAAFTFFYIHLLSQVGEKVATQMKQDLFVSILRQDIEFFDKERTGELVNRLTVDVQDFKSSFKQTISGGLRAITQVVGSAVSLLVISPHLTGLTMICVPSVVIGGTFIGSLLRKLSREAQTQIEKATLVAEEALSNMRTVRAFAAEDSEAQMFAKECDEAAQLSMELGLGIGLFQAGTNLFLNGMVLGTMFLGGHLMSTGQMSAGDVMAFLVNAQTVQRSVAQLSLLFGSVVKGISAGGRVFEYINKKPAMDTSGTKYIKYHEFHGDIEFKNVTFAYPTRPEAVILKDFNLKIPAGKTVAIVGTSGNGKSTIAALLERFYDVNEGQVSIDGVVLREFDGKWLRGRALGLIGQEPVLFATTVRENIRYGRPEATDAEVMQAATIANAHEFIQSFPEGYDTLVGERGMALSGGQKQRVAIARAVLKNPPVIILDEATSALDSASEKVVQKALETAAKGRTVLVIAHRLSTVINADLIVVLNKGKIVEMGNHEQLKKLKGFYWNLIKQQDQDLEQSR; translated from the exons atgtggTATATGTTACAGAATCACTTATTTTGTCTCACAAGACAAAG GTTCCTGGcttcaaaaagtaataaatacttCACTAATATAGTAAAAAACAAGCCATCAGACGCTTTAAATCGATATATATCACAGTTAAAGACTCGTGGAAAAAGTTCAAAGTCTGGAGAATCATTGCCTTGCAGTCCATGGAAATTGTGTACAGGAGTTAGTTTAGCTATTGGCGCTCGGTATTTTCTATATAGGAGTCCAGTATTTTGTAAAGCAGTTCAGACTTCGAGAGTAATACAGAGAAGGCCGAATTTCCAAGAGGATACCGCTAAATTTGATTGGGAAAAATTATTGAACTATTTAAAACCTCATAAATGGCTCCTTATAGCTGCTGTTGGT TCTGCGTTAGCTGTGGCATTCCTAAATGTGTACATCCCAGCTATGCTCGGTGTCATCGTGAATGTTCTAGCAGGAATAAGGAATAATCCGGCTGCTGATTTCATTGACGAGATCAAGATGCCGGCATTTAAATTGATTTCATTGTATGTTGGACAG GCAGCTTTTACGTTTTTCTACATTCACTTGCTGTCACAAGTGGGAGAAAAAGTGGCCACTCAAATGAAACAAGATCTATTTGTATCTATTCTAAGACAGGATATAGAATTTTTTGATAAAGAAAGAACTGGGGAATTAGTTAATAG gtTAACAGTGGACGTACAAGACTTCAAAAGCTCTTTCAAACAGACCATATCGGGAGGTCTTAGAGCTATTACGCAG GTGGTGGGTTCTGCGGTGAGCCTCTTAGTCATATCCCCACATTTGACAGGGCTGACGATGATCTGCGTCCCGTCAGTTGTTATCGGAGGCACCTTCATTGGTTCGCTGTTGAGGAAATTGTCCAGGGAAGCTCAAACTCAG ATAGAAAAGGCGACGTTGGTGGCGGAGGAAGCACTCTCCAACATGCGGACGGTTCGAGCCTTCGCCGCCGAAGACAGCGAGGCGCAGATGTTTGCCAAGGAGTGTGACGAGGCCGCCCAGCTCAGCATGGAGCTGGGACTCGGCATCGGATTGTTTCAGGCCGGGACTAACCTGTTCTTGAATGG AATGGTGCTCGGCACTATGTTCCTCGGCGGTCATTTGATGTCGACCGGGCAGATGTCGGCGGGAGACGTGATGGCGTTCCTGGTGAACGCGCAGACTGTGCAGCGCTCGGTGGCGCAGCTGTCTCTGCTGTTCGGCTCCGTCGTTAAGGGGATCAGCGCCGGCGGTCGGGTGTTCGAG TACATCAATAAGAAACCCGCAATGGACACGTCCGGTACTAAGTATATAAAGTACCACGAGTTTCACGGCGACATCGAGTTTAAGAACGTCACATTCGCCTATCCCACAAGACCGGAGGCT GTGATATTGAAGGATTTCAATCTTAAAATACCTGCTGGCAAGACGGTCGCCATAGTCGGCACATCTGGCAACGGGAAGTCTACTATCGCTGCTCTGTTGGAAAG GTTCTACGACGTGAACGAAGGCCAAGtgtcgatagatggcgttgtctTGCGCGAGTTCGACGGCAAGTGGCTCCGCGGGAGGGCGCTAGGTCTGATCGGCCAGGAGCCGGTCCTGTTCGCCACCACGGTCCGGGAGAACATCCGGTACGGGAGACCAGAGGCCACTGATGCTGAG GTGATGCAGGCGGCTACGATAGCCAATGCTCATGAGTTCATACAGTCGTTCCCGGAGGGGTACGATACTCTGGTCGGCGAGAGGGGGATGGCTCTGAGCGGGGGACAGAAGCAGCGAGTCGCCATCGCCAGAGCCGTGCTGAAGAATCCACCGGTTATAATACTGGACGAGGCCACCAG CGCTCTTGATTCCGCGAGCGAGAAGGTCGTACAGAAGGCGCTGGAGACGGCGGCCAAGGGTCGGACCGTGCTGGTGATAGCCCACAGGCTATCCACGGTCATCAATGCCGATCTGATCGTCGTATTAAACAAGGGGAAGATTGTTGAG ATGGGAAATCATGAACAATTGAAGAAATTGAAGGGTTTTTATTGGAATCTTATAAAGCAACAGGATCAAGATCTAGAGCAATCGAGATGA